Proteins from one Chloroflexota bacterium genomic window:
- a CDS encoding ABC transporter permease, with amino-acid sequence MAKLFSASVLIGILASGVRLAAPYLYATIGETFGQRSGVLNLGVEGQMLLGAFFAFYVTLVTGSLWLGMLAAAGVGALMGLAMAFVTVNLQAEQGISGIGFYLFGLGLSDLLFQKLVGTVKTIQGFPSVHIPVLSDLPVLGPVLFQHNVVVYAAYALVPLAWFVLNKTTIGLKIRSVGENPQAADSLGIRVAAVRYYTIIQGGVLSGIAGASLSIGLLNVFQQNMTSGMGFIAVALVYFGAWRPLGVLGGSLLFSMVNALQLWMQVLGVPIPSDLAVMMPYVLTILVLMATVSKVRAPSALAKPFEREG; translated from the coding sequence ATAGCCAAACTCTTCTCCGCTTCGGTTCTGATAGGCATTCTGGCTTCCGGTGTGCGTCTGGCAGCGCCGTATCTCTACGCGACCATTGGCGAAACTTTCGGCCAGCGGAGCGGCGTGCTCAACCTCGGTGTGGAAGGCCAGATGCTGCTGGGTGCGTTTTTTGCCTTCTATGTCACGCTGGTCACGGGCAGCCTGTGGTTGGGCATGTTAGCCGCGGCAGGGGTGGGCGCGCTCATGGGGCTGGCGATGGCTTTCGTGACCGTCAACCTCCAGGCCGAGCAGGGCATTAGCGGCATTGGTTTTTACCTCTTTGGCCTGGGGCTGAGCGATTTGCTCTTTCAAAAACTGGTTGGCACGGTGAAGACTATCCAGGGCTTTCCTTCGGTTCACATTCCCGTGCTAAGCGACCTGCCGGTGTTGGGGCCGGTGCTCTTTCAGCACAATGTGGTGGTCTATGCTGCCTATGCACTGGTGCCGCTGGCGTGGTTTGTGCTCAACAAAACCACCATTGGGCTGAAAATCCGCTCGGTGGGCGAAAATCCGCAGGCGGCCGATTCGCTGGGCATCAGGGTCGCCGCGGTGCGTTATTACACCATCATCCAGGGCGGCGTGCTTTCGGGCATTGCGGGCGCGTCGCTTTCCATCGGGCTGCTCAACGTCTTCCAGCAGAACATGACCAGCGGGATGGGCTTCATCGCGGTCGCGCTGGTTTATTTTGGGGCCTGGCGGCCGTTGGGTGTGCTGGGCGGCTCGCTACTTTTCAGCATGGTCAACGCGCTGCAACTCTGGATGCAGGTGCTCGGTGTGCCCATCCCTTCGGACCTGGCCGTCATGATGCCTTACGTGCTCACGATTTTGGTGCTCATGGCGACGGTCTCGAAGGTGCGTGCCCCCTCGGCGCTTGCCAAACCGTTTGAGCGGGAAGGGTAA